DNA sequence from the Sulfurimonas sp. genome:
AAACAATTTCATGCCCGTCAACTCTTGCACTCTTGCCTTTGTAGTAGAGTTCGCACGGGAACGCGTCAAATATCTCGTTTGCTATAAAAAAAGCATTTTTACACTTTAGCTCGCTTAAAGATTTGTAGTGTGTAAGCTTTATGACATCGCCGAAACTCTCAAAAAAATACTTCTTCTGAAACTCTTGAAGCGACTCAAATCTCTCGACTATCGCAAATTTTAAAGTGCCTAGCAGTTTTGGTCTAAGAGTATATATAAACTCTATCACATCCGCTAAAAAATAGCCGTGATGCGCCCCGATTTCACAAACGACACCGTCTTCATCCAAAAAACCCTCATCGACTAAAGAGATGATATGTTTCGCAATCGTTCCGCCGAAAAATTTACTCGTACTGACCGCCGTATAAAAATCTCCGCTTTTTCCGATATTTTTATAGGTTGCATAGTATCCGTTTTTACCGTAGAGCCATTCGCTCATATAGTCGCTAAATTTTATCATTGTACATCTCATACAGCGTCAATAACTTAAGTTGTCCGTTACAAAGAACTAACAGCGCGATTGAGGCACATAAAACCTTCATCAATCTCCTCTTTGGTAATCGTTAGAGCCGGTAAAAGTCTAAGCGTATCCCTTCCTGCTTTAAGCACTATAACACCCTCTTGCCTTGCACTTGAGATTACTTTCGTTAAGGTTTCGCCGTCTTTGACGCGTAATCCGCACATCATACCGATACCCACTTTTGAAGTAAAGATATCTCTGTGGGCATTATAAAATTTCTCTAACTCGCCGTCAAAATAATCTATGCTCCTTTGAAGCTCGCCGCTCTCATAACTCTCATTTAAAATATCTACAACTTCACATGCAGCAATCGTGCTTAGGAAGTTCCCGCCGAATGTAGATCCGTGATCCCCTGCATTAAAGATATCTTTTAAAGTCGTCATAACGACGCCGATTGGTACTCCGCCGCCTAGCCCTTTTGCCAAAGTTACGATATCAGGCTCTATGTCATAGTAGTTTGATGCCAAAAATTTACCCGTTCTGTAAACTCCCGTTTGCACCTCGTCGATAATTAGCAAAACATTTTTTGATTTTAAAAACTTTGCAAGCTTTTGAACCGCTTCTCTATCTAAGGGCTGAACTCCGCCCTCCCCTTGAACAAGCTCTATCATAACCGCACAAGTATGATCATCGACCAGACTCTCGACATGATCTATATTATCCGCATAAACAAAACCGTCGGGATACGGTCCGAAATAGTTATGCATATATGCCTGACCTGTTGCTTTTACCGTCGTAATCGTTCTTCCGTGAAAAGAGTGCTGAAGCGTTATAACCTTATATCTCTTTAGCTCACCGTCTTTTTCACCGAATTTTCTGGCTATCTTTATAGCCCCTTCATTTGCCTCGGCTCCGCTGTTTCCAAAAAAACATTTCATATCGTATCCGCTAGCCTCAACAATCTTCTCGGCTGCTTTTGCTTGCGGAGCGATGTAATAGAGATTTGATGTATGCGTTATATTTGATATTTGCTTGCAAATAGCATCATTGACTCTCTTATTTGCATGTCCGACACTGCAAACCGCTATGCCCGAAGCAAAATCTACATAGTTTTTACCATCTGCATCAACCAGTCTTGCGTTATTGCCGCTTACAAACTCTACATCCGCTCTTGCATAAGTCGGCAAAACATATTTTTTATCTAAATCTTTTATATTGTTCATCTTTTGATTTCTACCTTATTTTCTTGAAATATTGCACTCTTTGCACTTAATGAATGCTTTTTGGTCGTTAAATTGTTCACGCCTTTCGTACCGCTGTAGATTAAAACACAATCCTCTCTTAAATCATCATTATGTTTAACTCTCAAGCTAACGCTCCCATCAACCGAACTAATAGTCACGACTTCACCTTCGCCAAATCCTAAAGAGCTATGCAGATAAACATGCTCGCTGCGATTAAACTGAGAGTTTAAACTTGTCGGACTCTTGCATGTGATAAGATACATACCGTCCTCTTCATCCACCTTTGAGTCAAGTTCTTCTAAAAACGCAAACTCTTTCGTCTTGGTATCAAAACCGTCTGCATAAGGTATCTCTTCTCTATTTTCAACATACCAAGAGCCGTCAATTCTCTGCACTGCAAAATTTCTAAAATGTTTTATATAAAACTCTTCGCTTTGCAGCTCGATACCGAACTCCCTGCACAGATACGCACTCAAATCATACTCGCTTATACCTATATCGCTTTGTGCAACTTTAGGCATAAACGACATTTTATTATGAGAGTATGATGTTCTGATATCATCTTTATATAAAAAACTCTTTGCCGGAATGATTAGATTTGCCATTTCGCTTGTTTCGTTTTCATAAAGCCCAAAATAGACAATATTTTTTACCTTGCTAATAGACTCTTTTACTCTCGTGGAGTTTGGCATTTGCGAAAGAGGGTTGGCACCTTGGATAAAAACGGTTTTAAAATCGCTAAATTCTGTATTTACCTTAGAAACCTTTTTGCTTTTTTTATTAAAAGGCGAAACTATGTTTGCTCTTGAAGAGCCGAGATAGCTAACTCCGCATCCTTCTTTGCCAAATAGCCCGAGCATCGCGGCAAAGGCGTCGATTGCCCTCATAACATCTGCACCGTCACTGTATTTTTGGATGCCGACACCGCAAACGATAGCGACTTTTTTATCTTTCACCAACCTAAGGACATCTCCAAGCTGACCGATAGAAACATCTATCTGATCTAAAACGGCTTTTATCCTTATATTTTGCGTCAGCTCATAATAGTCTTCATATTCGCTTGCATACTTTTCTAAAAACTCTTCATCACATCCATTTTCTATGTGTAAAAAACGGCTAAGAAGCATCGCTAAAAAGAGATCCGTATGAGGCTTTAGTTGGATATGGACATCAGCCGTCTTTGCTATTTGCGTTTTTACCGGATCTATAACGATAACGGTTTTGTTTTTTATTAGCGGCAATATATGGCTTGAAGTCGTATGAGGATTTCTTCCCCAAAATATGACTACATCGGATTTTGCAACCTCGGTAATAGGCATATTTTTATTGCTCCCTCTTCCCTCTTCTATACCTGCTTCTCCTGCTCCGTCGCATAAAGTTCCCTCTGTAAGTGCGGCACCGTGTGAGGCAAAAAAATGATCCGTCACCTCTTGCATAAGAGCGAAGTTTCCGCTTCCTCTATAGTGCAAAATCTCATCGCTTCTGCTCTCTTTTATCATCTCTTTTAAAATTTTCAATGCCTCTTGCATAGAAATTTCTTTACCGTTGTATCTTGGTTTTTCTATAAACTGATGTTTATCAAAATGGTTTAGATGCGGACACAAAAAACCTTGCGTGTAACCGTTTTTTAAACCTTTTAATCTGCCGCTCTCAAAAACTATTTCGCATGCATCGTAACAATCAAGCGGACATGCCGTAACACTACTCATTGTAAACAACCAATCCGAAAACTTTTAAATAAAATCAACATTAAAATTTTCATTAACAATACCTTCAAATAATCATGGATATTTTATCATTTCATTGCTAATATTAAAGCATAATTCATTATATTTTCGGTACTATCTGCCGATATTAGAGAACAAAACACAAAGGGTCTAAATGTCCGTTTTAGATAATGTAGATGCCGCTACAAATCTGGCAAAAAACAATGAAGTCCAACTTTTAGTATTTAGAGTCAGCGACAAAGAGGACTCCGCTTATTACGCTATAAATGTTTTTAAAACAAGAGAAGTAGTGGAATCCAAAAATCATTTTATAACTCAGATGCCCTCATCTCACAGAATGTTAGAGGGTACCATAGTTCTTCGCGGAATGCAAATTCCCATACTAAACCTTCCGCTGTGGCTTGGAACAACCATGAATAAAGAGGATATCGATAAATCAAATATTCTTATTTGTGACTTTAACGGCATAGTAATAGGACTAAGGATTATGTCGGCATATAGAGTTTTAAAGAAAAATTGGAATGAAATGCATTCTCCCGACAGCTATAGAGTCGGTGAAGACAATGTAGTTATCAATGATACAAGGCTAGAAGACGGTAGTTTATGCCTCGTCCTTGATTATGAAAAGCTATTAGCCGATGTTATCCCTCAAGCAATGGTTGATGTATCTGAATCACCTGCAAATCTAAAAGATTTTAATATACCCGAAAAACTAAAATACGGAACGGTTTTAATAGCCGAAGATTCTAAAACGGCACAAAAACATCTCAAACAAATTTTTAAAAATGCAAATCTCTCTATGAAACTTTTTGACAACGGAAAACTGCTTGTTGACTATATAAATTCATTGGGTGAAGATGTCTCAAAAATTCCGGCTGTGATTACGGATATAGAGATGCCCGAGATGTCAGGTTTTACGGTTGTAAAACTGCTAAAGGGCAGTTTAAAAACAAAAAATATACCTGTTATCATAAACAGCTCAATGACAGGGCTTAATAATAAAAGAGAAGCGGATGTTTTAGGAGCTGATGGTTTTATAGACAAAACAAAAAGTCAAAATATTATCCCGCTAATTATAGAAATTATGAATCAAAATTAATGGGTGCTTCTAATTTTGACCAAAGCTGTTTTATCATAAAATTTAATATATTTACCAATAGGTAGTAGCACAATGAATGAAAAAATTGAGACAATAAAAAAATTATCAAAAGATATCGGCATCTTATATGTGGAAGACAATCAAGGTTTGTCCAAAAATATGCAAACTCTTCTAAGCAGAATCTTTGATAATGTCTACATAGCCTATAACGGCGAAGATGGCTATAACGAATATATTAAACATAAGCCGAAAATTGTTATAACAGATGTAAATATGCCCATAATGAGCGGCTTTGAAATGATAAAAAAAATCAAGGCACTGGAGTTGGAATGTAAAATTATTATACTCTCTGCCTACGATGAAAAAGAGGATCTATATAAAGCACTTGAACTAGGCGTATTTTCTTATCTTCACAAACCGGCAAAAGCTCCGGAACTTGTGGATGCTATCTATAATGCAACCGTAGCAATACAAAAAGAGGAAAATAGCCGTATCTTTTTAAATCAGCTTCAAAATATTTTTAACTATCAAAACAATATAGTAATTATGATGCATGAAGATAAATTTGTTTTGGTAAATCAGCGTTTTAACGAGTTTTTCGGAGTAGAGAGCATAGATGAATTTAAAAAGGAGCATGGCGATATCGACAAATTGCTGCTTGAACATAAAGAATTTTTATATACTACACCCTCATTTAAATGGATAGATATCGCCATAAAAAATCCGGGAAAACTTTTTCATACAAAAATACAAAATTATAAAGGCGAAAAAAGACATCTTATCTTAAAACTTAGAGAGATTCCACAAAAAGATAAACACTACATTCTCTCTTTTGATGATGTAACAGAGTTAAACCTGATGACTCTCTTTGATGCAAACGCATCAAAAAATGATGAAACATCAAAAGATAAAGCATCCATTTTAGCTCTGCTAAAAGTTATCAAAGATAACTCCGCAGAGATAAGACTGCACAATTTTTATAAAGGGTTGACTATTATAAATCCTGCTGTTCTAATAAATATAGATGAAGAAAGTTTCTCGTTAAAAACAGTAAATACTCAACTAAAAGTTGTCCAAATTACTAGATTTATGACTATTACCTCTGAAATATTTCCAAAAGATGTCGTATGTAAATCCATTAAAAATGTCGATTCCGACAACCAAATAATTGTTATAGACGATTTCGCTTTTGCATCAAGAAGTGCGGCAGACAGGAAATACACCCGCTTAGAGCCTGATGCCGATCACGGATGTACCCTCTACTATAAAAATATAAAATTTCCCGGTGAAACTCATATTGTAGACATTTCTGAAGTCTCC
Encoded proteins:
- a CDS encoding response regulator; the encoded protein is MNEKIETIKKLSKDIGILYVEDNQGLSKNMQTLLSRIFDNVYIAYNGEDGYNEYIKHKPKIVITDVNMPIMSGFEMIKKIKALELECKIIILSAYDEKEDLYKALELGVFSYLHKPAKAPELVDAIYNATVAIQKEENSRIFLNQLQNIFNYQNNIVIMMHEDKFVLVNQRFNEFFGVESIDEFKKEHGDIDKLLLEHKEFLYTTPSFKWIDIAIKNPGKLFHTKIQNYKGEKRHLILKLREIPQKDKHYILSFDDVTELNLMTLFDANASKNDETSKDKASILALLKVIKDNSAEIRLHNFYKGLTIINPAVLINIDEESFSLKTVNTQLKVVQITRFMTITSEIFPKDVVCKSIKNVDSDNQIIVIDDFAFASRSAADRKYTRLEPDADHGCTLYYKNIKFPGETHIVDISEVSVKIKIDALPAGIEIGTTVKVAIFLKLKGKPMSFITLGKVYRIDENKYDYNIVLLYELDKKNLNNIREYLSNRQIELIREFKSTDINSLS
- a CDS encoding chemotaxis protein, with protein sequence MSVLDNVDAATNLAKNNEVQLLVFRVSDKEDSAYYAINVFKTREVVESKNHFITQMPSSHRMLEGTIVLRGMQIPILNLPLWLGTTMNKEDIDKSNILICDFNGIVIGLRIMSAYRVLKKNWNEMHSPDSYRVGEDNVVINDTRLEDGSLCLVLDYEKLLADVIPQAMVDVSESPANLKDFNIPEKLKYGTVLIAEDSKTAQKHLKQIFKNANLSMKLFDNGKLLVDYINSLGEDVSKIPAVITDIEMPEMSGFTVVKLLKGSLKTKNIPVIINSSMTGLNNKREADVLGADGFIDKTKSQNIIPLIIEIMNQN
- a CDS encoding SAM-dependent methyltransferase encodes the protein MKFSDYMSEWLYGKNGYYATYKNIGKSGDFYTAVSTSKFFGGTIAKHIISLVDEGFLDEDGVVCEIGAHHGYFLADVIEFIYTLRPKLLGTLKFAIVERFESLQEFQKKYFFESFGDVIKLTHYKSLSELKCKNAFFIANEIFDAFPCELYYKGKSARVDGHEIVFDADDEWVEQKAKKYHKDRGEIAVGYEEFALEMAASCKKFEFMSFDYGEMQARPDFSLRVYAKHEVIPFFDENIKRDELFAKSDITYDVTFAHVRDAFLEAGVEFIELKAQMAALVNMGILELLEILREKADEKIYKQELEKVKILIMPNFLGERFKMVRFRKA
- a CDS encoding aspartate aminotransferase family protein produces the protein MNNIKDLDKKYVLPTYARADVEFVSGNNARLVDADGKNYVDFASGIAVCSVGHANKRVNDAICKQISNITHTSNLYYIAPQAKAAEKIVEASGYDMKCFFGNSGAEANEGAIKIARKFGEKDGELKRYKVITLQHSFHGRTITTVKATGQAYMHNYFGPYPDGFVYADNIDHVESLVDDHTCAVMIELVQGEGGVQPLDREAVQKLAKFLKSKNVLLIIDEVQTGVYRTGKFLASNYYDIEPDIVTLAKGLGGGVPIGVVMTTLKDIFNAGDHGSTFGGNFLSTIAACEVVDILNESYESGELQRSIDYFDGELEKFYNAHRDIFTSKVGIGMMCGLRVKDGETLTKVISSARQEGVIVLKAGRDTLRLLPALTITKEEIDEGFMCLNRAVSSL
- a CDS encoding molybdopterin-dependent oxidoreductase, giving the protein MSSVTACPLDCYDACEIVFESGRLKGLKNGYTQGFLCPHLNHFDKHQFIEKPRYNGKEISMQEALKILKEMIKESRSDEILHYRGSGNFALMQEVTDHFFASHGAALTEGTLCDGAGEAGIEEGRGSNKNMPITEVAKSDVVIFWGRNPHTTSSHILPLIKNKTVIVIDPVKTQIAKTADVHIQLKPHTDLFLAMLLSRFLHIENGCDEEFLEKYASEYEDYYELTQNIRIKAVLDQIDVSIGQLGDVLRLVKDKKVAIVCGVGIQKYSDGADVMRAIDAFAAMLGLFGKEGCGVSYLGSSRANIVSPFNKKSKKVSKVNTEFSDFKTVFIQGANPLSQMPNSTRVKESISKVKNIVYFGLYENETSEMANLIIPAKSFLYKDDIRTSYSHNKMSFMPKVAQSDIGISEYDLSAYLCREFGIELQSEEFYIKHFRNFAVQRIDGSWYVENREEIPYADGFDTKTKEFAFLEELDSKVDEEDGMYLITCKSPTSLNSQFNRSEHVYLHSSLGFGEGEVVTISSVDGSVSLRVKHNDDLREDCVLIYSGTKGVNNLTTKKHSLSAKSAIFQENKVEIKR